Proteins encoded in a region of the Abyssisolibacter fermentans genome:
- a CDS encoding ABC transporter permease codes for MLLVIAIIAATLRLATPLIFASLGGVFSERSGVVNIALEGIMINGAFFSILATEFTDIPFIGVIAAMISGILTSLILAYFAIHLKANQVVVGTAINLLAASFTAYLLELIWHRSGQTNPVKHAIKAHPIPFIENIPILGDLTSQLTVFVYLAFIAVIISYYVLYKTPFGLRVRSVGEHPRAADTVGINVYKIRYKCVMISGALAGLAGATLSLGTVRLFKEGMTAGKGFIALAAVIFGKWHPIGAMLACLFFGFTEALKIQSSAIGLGFLPSELLNAIPYIATILALAGFVGKAVGPAASGESYEKGDK; via the coding sequence ATGTTATTAGTAATTGCTATAATAGCTGCAACTTTGAGACTTGCAACACCATTGATATTTGCATCACTGGGTGGTGTGTTTTCAGAAAGATCTGGAGTTGTTAATATTGCTTTAGAAGGAATAATGATAAATGGAGCATTTTTTTCAATACTAGCTACCGAGTTTACTGATATACCTTTTATAGGTGTAATAGCTGCAATGATATCGGGAATACTAACTTCTTTAATTTTAGCTTATTTTGCAATACATTTAAAAGCTAATCAAGTTGTTGTTGGTACTGCTATTAATTTGTTAGCTGCAAGCTTTACAGCATATTTATTAGAGCTTATTTGGCATAGATCTGGTCAAACAAACCCAGTAAAACATGCGATAAAAGCACATCCCATACCTTTCATTGAAAATATTCCAATATTGGGAGATTTAACATCACAGCTTACTGTATTTGTGTACCTTGCATTTATAGCAGTTATAATCTCCTATTATGTACTATATAAGACACCATTCGGATTAAGAGTACGTTCTGTAGGGGAACATCCAAGAGCTGCAGATACTGTTGGTATAAACGTATATAAAATAAGATACAAATGTGTTATGATAAGTGGAGCATTAGCAGGCTTAGCAGGAGCTACATTATCACTCGGAACTGTTAGATTGTTTAAAGAAGGTATGACAGCGGGTAAAGGCTTTATAGCATTAGCAGCTGTAATCTTTGGTAAATGGCATCCGATAGGTGCAATGCTAGCATGTTTATTCTTTGGATTTACAGAAGCTTTAAAAATCCAATCTTCAGCAATTGGATTAGGTTTTTTACCAAGTGAATTATTGAATGCTATTCCATATATAGCAACAATATTAGCATTAGCTGGTTTTGTTGGTAAAGCAGTTGGTCCAGCAGCTAGTGGTGAAAGCTATGAAAAAGGAGATAAGTAA
- a CDS encoding ABC transporter permease, with translation MATNKKDNMFKKFLDSFKIPFIAILLGFLIGAVFIIATGNSPFVAYGALLNGSLGSLPKIGETLLKSTPLIFTGLAVAFAFKTDMFNIGAEGQYLVGAITTVAAAYVFRGLDSYLLIPLTLIAGMLGGAFWASIAGILKAKLGVHEVIVTIMLNYVGLNLSNYLVRLVLNPAVINGTEAKAHTILIPEAARLTKLKTIIPAFDYSSVNTSIIIAIVCAIIAYFILYKTTLGYEIRAVGHSPLAAEYGGISVSKNMILSMAISGAFAGLAGYAQVAGLVYKVDQVASSPGYGFTGIAVALVGKEHPIGVIASGILFGILANGERHMQIEGIPKEVVGIIQGVIILFIAGDQIVKYLINRKNSKKEEVA, from the coding sequence ATGGCAACTAATAAAAAGGATAATATGTTTAAGAAATTTTTAGATTCATTTAAGATACCATTTATAGCAATTTTATTAGGTTTTTTAATAGGAGCTGTTTTTATAATTGCTACTGGTAATAGTCCTTTTGTAGCTTACGGTGCTTTATTGAACGGAAGCTTAGGAAGTTTACCAAAAATAGGAGAAACATTATTAAAATCAACACCATTAATATTTACAGGTTTAGCAGTTGCATTTGCATTTAAAACAGATATGTTTAATATAGGAGCGGAAGGTCAATACTTAGTAGGTGCAATAACAACAGTTGCTGCAGCATATGTATTTAGAGGACTTGATTCGTATCTACTAATACCTCTTACATTAATTGCTGGAATGCTAGGAGGAGCTTTTTGGGCTTCCATTGCAGGTATATTAAAAGCAAAACTAGGGGTTCATGAGGTTATAGTGACAATAATGCTAAATTATGTAGGATTAAATTTAAGCAACTATCTTGTAAGATTAGTTCTAAATCCTGCCGTAATAAATGGAACTGAAGCAAAAGCACATACGATATTAATACCTGAAGCAGCTAGGTTAACAAAGCTTAAGACAATAATACCTGCTTTTGATTACTCAAGTGTAAATACGAGCATTATAATAGCAATTGTATGTGCAATAATAGCGTATTTTATTCTTTACAAGACTACATTAGGATATGAGATTCGTGCAGTAGGTCATAGTCCGTTGGCTGCAGAGTATGGTGGAATAAGTGTTTCTAAAAATATGATATTATCAATGGCTATTTCCGGTGCATTTGCAGGTTTAGCTGGTTATGCTCAAGTTGCAGGCTTAGTATATAAAGTTGACCAGGTAGCATCATCTCCGGGATATGGATTTACAGGCATTGCAGTTGCACTTGTGGGTAAAGAGCATCCAATAGGTGTTATAGCAAGTGGAATATTATTTGGTATATTGGCCAATGGAGAAAGACATATGCAAATTGAAGGCATACCAAAAGAAGTAGTTGGAATAATACAAGGTGTAATAATATTATTTATTGCCGGAGACCAAATAGTTAAATATCTAATAAATAGAAAAAACAGCAAAAAAGAGGAGGTGGCTTAG
- a CDS encoding ABC transporter ATP-binding protein, translating into MQKVVEMKNITKEFPGVKANDNINFSLNKGEIHVLLGENGAGKTTLMNILYGLYEPTSGEIFINEKKVVMKNPTTAIQNGIGMVHQHFMLVPPFTIAENIILGSEPSLYNGLKLDMNKAIEQVKSISNKYGLAVDPYAKVQDISVGMQQRVEILKALYRGAEILILDEPTAVLTPQEIDDLGKILNKLTDQGKSVILITHKLKEVMSMSNRVTIVRRGKIIDTVETEKTTSDKLAELMVGRKVNLAVNKEEKKAGATVLRVDNLKVEDNRGVEKVKEIDFEVKAGEVFAIAGVDGNGQTELVEALTGLRKAKKGKITLENNDITNIKTRRIIEAGVGHVPEDRHKRGLVLEYSLAENMILGNHYKKPFSKNGILNNDVIHKHAVDLIGEFDVRTPNEDVKAKSLSGGNQQKVIIAREFNRNPALLIASQPTRGLDVGAIEFVHKRIINQRNNGKAVLLVSLELDEVLTLADRIGVIYDGKIIGILDAKDATEKELGIMMAGGKSK; encoded by the coding sequence TTGCAAAAAGTTGTTGAAATGAAAAATATAACTAAGGAATTTCCAGGAGTTAAAGCTAATGATAATATAAACTTTAGTTTAAACAAAGGTGAAATTCATGTGCTACTTGGAGAAAACGGTGCTGGTAAAACTACCTTAATGAATATACTATATGGTTTATATGAACCAACTAGTGGTGAAATATTTATTAACGAGAAAAAAGTTGTTATGAAAAATCCAACAACAGCCATTCAAAATGGAATAGGTATGGTACATCAACATTTTATGCTTGTTCCACCTTTTACTATTGCAGAAAATATAATATTGGGATCTGAACCTTCATTGTATAACGGATTAAAATTAGACATGAATAAAGCTATAGAACAAGTAAAAAGCATTTCTAATAAATATGGGTTAGCAGTAGATCCTTACGCAAAAGTTCAGGATATATCAGTAGGTATGCAGCAAAGAGTAGAGATACTCAAAGCACTGTATAGAGGGGCGGAAATATTAATACTGGATGAACCTACCGCTGTGTTAACTCCTCAAGAAATAGATGACTTAGGTAAAATATTAAATAAATTGACAGATCAAGGTAAATCAGTAATACTTATAACACACAAGCTTAAAGAAGTTATGAGTATGAGTAATAGAGTAACAATAGTAAGAAGAGGAAAAATTATAGATACCGTTGAAACTGAAAAAACAACAAGCGACAAATTAGCTGAATTAATGGTAGGAAGAAAAGTTAACTTGGCTGTGAATAAAGAAGAAAAAAAAGCAGGAGCTACTGTATTAAGAGTAGATAATTTGAAAGTAGAAGATAATAGAGGTGTAGAAAAGGTTAAAGAAATTGACTTCGAAGTTAAAGCTGGAGAAGTTTTTGCTATAGCAGGAGTTGATGGCAATGGACAAACAGAACTTGTAGAAGCATTGACAGGACTCAGAAAAGCTAAAAAAGGAAAAATAACCTTAGAAAACAACGATATTACAAATATAAAAACGCGAAGAATAATCGAAGCTGGTGTCGGACATGTTCCAGAAGACAGACATAAAAGAGGACTTGTCCTTGAATATTCTTTAGCTGAGAATATGATATTAGGTAATCATTATAAAAAACCATTTAGTAAAAACGGAATTTTGAATAATGATGTAATACACAAACATGCTGTTGATCTTATAGGAGAATTTGATGTAAGAACACCAAATGAAGACGTAAAAGCTAAATCACTATCCGGAGGAAATCAACAAAAGGTAATAATAGCAAGAGAATTTAATAGAAATCCTGCATTGTTAATTGCTTCACAACCAACTAGAGGGTTAGATGTTGGTGCAATAGAGTTTGTTCATAAAAGAATAATTAATCAAAGAAATAATGGCAAGGCTGTATTATTAGTTTCCTTAGAGCTTGACGAAGTTTTGACACTTGCAGATAGAATAGGTGTAATTTATGATGGAAAGATTATAGGTATACTAGATGCCAAAGATGCTACAGAGAAAGAATTAGGTATAATGATGGCCGGAGGAAAAAGTAAATAA
- a CDS encoding BMP family lipoprotein — protein MLKKVLILGLVIVLAFTMAVGCTSKKGSELSVGMITDTGGLGDQSFNDSAYQGLQEAEDEFGVKVSVLESSTADDYGPNLTSFAEKKSDLIIGVGFLFETAMKTAADQFPDQKFAIVDSGIPEGTTNVASLNFAEHEGSFLVGVIAGLKTETNKIGFIGGIESTLIKKFEIGFRAGVKAVNPEAEVFVDYAGAFDNMSLGKELGLAQNQRGADVIFHAAGGTGIGMIQAAEEKGFWAIGVDQDQSHLAEKNVLCSMIKKVDVATKTVTEAVVDGKFQGKSYYFNLKNKGVDYSDNVGNLSQELKDAADTYKKAIVDGTIKAIPQNEEEFNTFEIPNLLK, from the coding sequence ATGTTAAAAAAAGTTTTAATTTTAGGGCTAGTCATAGTATTAGCATTCACAATGGCAGTAGGATGTACAAGTAAAAAAGGATCAGAATTAAGTGTTGGTATGATTACCGATACAGGTGGATTAGGAGACCAATCATTTAATGATTCAGCTTATCAAGGATTACAGGAAGCTGAAGATGAATTTGGTGTTAAAGTAAGTGTTCTAGAATCTTCAACAGCAGATGATTATGGTCCAAACTTAACAAGCTTTGCTGAGAAAAAATCTGATTTAATAATAGGAGTTGGATTCTTATTTGAAACAGCTATGAAAACAGCAGCTGATCAATTCCCTGATCAAAAATTTGCAATTGTAGACAGTGGTATTCCAGAAGGAACAACTAATGTTGCATCACTAAATTTTGCTGAGCATGAAGGATCATTCTTAGTAGGAGTTATAGCAGGTTTAAAAACTGAAACTAATAAAATAGGTTTCATAGGTGGAATAGAATCTACATTAATTAAAAAATTTGAAATTGGTTTTAGAGCAGGCGTAAAAGCTGTAAATCCTGAAGCAGAAGTATTCGTTGACTATGCTGGAGCATTTGACAATATGTCATTAGGTAAAGAATTAGGTTTAGCTCAAAATCAAAGAGGAGCTGACGTAATATTCCATGCAGCAGGCGGAACTGGAATTGGTATGATACAAGCAGCTGAAGAAAAAGGTTTCTGGGCAATAGGTGTTGACCAAGACCAATCACATCTAGCTGAAAAGAACGTTTTATGTTCAATGATTAAAAAAGTTGATGTTGCTACAAAAACAGTTACTGAAGCAGTTGTAGACGGAAAATTCCAAGGAAAAAGTTATTACTTTAACCTAAAAAATAAAGGTGTAGACTACAGTGATAATGTAGGAAACTTATCTCAAGAACTTAAAGATGCTGCTGATACTTATAAAAAAGCTATCGTTGATGGAACTATAAAAGCTATACCACAAAATGAAGAAGAATTTAACACATTTGAAATTCCTAATTTGTTGAAATAA
- the grdD gene encoding glycine/sarcosine/betaine reductase complex component C subunit alpha: protein MEDKNIKKMIGKVFNDIADAIETGKFGEKTRVAVTMLGSEHGVDNIVKGAEMAQSRDTMIEVVLIGPKVDTKLKIHEANTEKEQYEIMEKLLDSGEIKGCVTLHYNFPIGVSTVGRVLTPATGKEMFIATTTGTSSPHRVEAMVKNGIHGIIAAKASGICNPKVGILNVDGARQVERALCELKDNGYDIDFAQSIRADGGIVMRGNDLLSGTPDVMITDSLTGNLLMKVFSSYTTGGSYESLGYGYGPGVGEGYDRNILIISRASGAPVIANALSYAALVANGNITGVSENEFNKAQKAGLREILSQLTKDKKAATAVQEEISAPPKEIVTSQIAGIDIMELEDAVTVLWKNRIYAESGMGCTGPIVMVNETKLTQAIEILKQEGYITK from the coding sequence ATGGAAGATAAAAATATAAAAAAAATGATAGGCAAAGTTTTTAATGATATAGCAGATGCAATTGAAACAGGTAAATTTGGAGAAAAAACTAGAGTTGCAGTTACTATGCTTGGCAGTGAACATGGTGTTGATAATATAGTAAAAGGCGCTGAGATGGCTCAAAGTAGAGATACAATGATAGAAGTTGTTCTTATAGGACCAAAAGTAGACACAAAGCTCAAAATTCATGAAGCAAATACAGAAAAAGAACAGTATGAAATAATGGAAAAACTTTTAGATTCGGGAGAAATCAAGGGTTGTGTAACACTCCATTATAATTTTCCTATTGGTGTATCAACAGTTGGTAGAGTTTTAACACCTGCAACAGGAAAAGAAATGTTTATTGCTACAACAACAGGTACATCATCACCTCATAGAGTAGAAGCCATGGTTAAGAATGGAATACATGGTATAATAGCAGCTAAGGCTTCAGGAATATGTAACCCTAAAGTAGGTATATTAAATGTTGATGGTGCAAGACAAGTTGAAAGAGCTTTATGTGAATTGAAAGACAATGGATATGATATTGATTTTGCACAGTCAATAAGAGCTGACGGTGGAATAGTAATGAGAGGTAATGATTTACTTTCTGGAACACCTGATGTAATGATAACTGACTCGTTAACAGGAAATTTGCTAATGAAAGTCTTTTCTTCATACACAACAGGAGGTAGCTATGAATCATTAGGATATGGCTATGGACCTGGAGTTGGAGAAGGTTATGATAGAAACATATTAATCATTTCAAGAGCATCAGGGGCACCTGTTATTGCTAATGCATTATCATATGCAGCTTTAGTAGCTAACGGAAATATTACAGGTGTATCCGAAAATGAATTTAACAAAGCTCAAAAAGCAGGACTAAGAGAAATACTCAGTCAGTTAACAAAAGATAAAAAAGCTGCTACTGCTGTACAAGAGGAAATTTCTGCTCCACCAAAAGAAATAGTAACAAGTCAAATAGCAGGTATAGATATAATGGAACTAGAGGATGCAGTTACTGTTTTATGGAAAAACAGGATCTATGCTGAGAGTGGAATGGGTTGTACAGGACCTATAGTTATGGTAAACGAAACAAAGCTTACACAAGCTATAGAAATATTAAAACAAGAAGGTTATATTACAAAATAA
- the grdC gene encoding glycine/sarcosine/betaine reductase complex component C subunit beta — translation MTFPVVKGAGYILVHTPDMVIHNGTTQTTERIVNPDSEYLKKIPEYLRSFEEVVNYLPNQTYIGNMTPEELAQYKMPWYDHKSESFNRYGKFGEIMPQDEFIGLIKIADAFDLVELESEFSKEVVKKLENHEAINNELLTKIQSDTSIEEIQKHINENHAEAIYNNNKLVGCVKRAHDIDVNLTAHVMFENLVVKASGILAMLNLLHKNSINPSDIEYVIECSEEACGDMNQRGGGNFAKSIAEAAGCINATGSDTRGFCAGPTHALIEASALVQAGVYENVVIVAGGATAKLGMNGKDHVKKEIPILEDTLGGFAVLISKNDGVNPVLRTDLVGRHTVGTGSSPQAVITSLITAPLDKGNMKITDIDKYSVEMQNPDITKPAGAGDVPTANYKMIGALGVKRKDIERKELMNFVKEHGMQGWAPTQGHIPSGIPYLGFAREAMTTGNVNRAMIVGKGSLFLGRMTNLFDGVSIVVERNNGKTGEEKGASEETIKKMVAEAMREFASHLSLE, via the coding sequence ATGACTTTCCCAGTAGTAAAAGGTGCTGGCTATATTTTAGTTCATACACCAGATATGGTAATTCATAATGGAACTACACAAACTACTGAAAGAATAGTAAATCCTGATTCAGAATATTTAAAGAAGATTCCAGAATATCTAAGAAGTTTTGAGGAAGTTGTTAATTATCTTCCTAATCAAACTTATATTGGTAATATGACTCCTGAAGAGTTAGCACAATATAAAATGCCTTGGTATGATCATAAATCAGAATCATTCAATCGATATGGCAAATTTGGTGAAATAATGCCACAAGATGAATTTATCGGACTAATAAAAATAGCAGATGCATTTGATTTAGTAGAATTAGAAAGTGAATTTTCAAAAGAAGTAGTTAAAAAATTAGAAAATCATGAAGCAATAAATAATGAATTATTAACTAAAATACAAAGTGATACAAGCATTGAAGAAATACAAAAACATATAAATGAAAATCATGCAGAAGCTATATACAATAATAATAAATTAGTTGGTTGTGTAAAGAGAGCACATGATATAGATGTAAATTTAACAGCACATGTTATGTTTGAAAATTTAGTAGTAAAAGCTTCAGGAATATTAGCAATGCTTAATTTGTTACATAAAAATTCAATTAATCCATCAGATATTGAATATGTAATAGAATGTTCAGAAGAAGCTTGTGGAGATATGAACCAAAGAGGAGGCGGAAATTTTGCCAAATCAATAGCTGAAGCAGCAGGATGCATCAACGCAACAGGTTCAGATACAAGAGGTTTCTGTGCAGGACCTACACATGCATTAATAGAAGCCTCAGCATTAGTACAAGCTGGTGTATATGAAAATGTTGTAATAGTAGCAGGTGGAGCAACTGCAAAGCTTGGTATGAATGGTAAAGATCACGTTAAGAAGGAAATACCTATTTTAGAAGATACTCTTGGTGGTTTTGCAGTACTTATAAGTAAGAATGATGGTGTTAACCCGGTATTAAGAACAGACTTAGTTGGAAGACATACTGTTGGAACAGGTTCATCACCACAAGCAGTTATTACTTCATTGATTACAGCACCACTTGATAAAGGCAATATGAAAATAACAGATATTGATAAATATTCAGTTGAAATGCAAAATCCAGACATAACAAAACCTGCTGGAGCAGGAGATGTTCCTACAGCGAACTATAAAATGATAGGTGCTTTAGGAGTTAAGAGAAAAGATATAGAAAGAAAAGAATTAATGAATTTTGTAAAAGAACATGGCATGCAGGGATGGGCTCCTACACAAGGACATATACCATCAGGAATACCTTATTTGGGTTTTGCTAGAGAAGCAATGACAACTGGTAATGTAAACAGAGCCATGATAGTAGGTAAAGGAAGTTTATTCCTCGGAAGAATGACAAATTTATTTGATGGAGTATCAATAGTTGTAGAAAGAAATAATGGAAAAACCGGTGAAGAAAAAGGAGCATCTGAAGAAACTATTAAAAAGATGGTAGCTGAGGCAATGAGAGAATTTGCATCACACTTATCTTTAGAGTAG
- the grdB gene encoding glycine reductase complex selenoprotein B, with protein sequence MSKIKVVHYINQFFAGIGGEEKANIKPEVREEVVGPGMEFNKKFGEDAEIVATIICGDSYFNENVEDAKAEVIEMVKKYKPDLFVAGPAFNAGRYGVACGTIADAVKEELNIPVLTGMYIENPGADMYKKNLYIVSTKNNAAGMRKAVKSMVPLALKLANKEEIGSPEEEGYIPRGIRKNYFAEDRGSKRAVDMLIKKLKGDKYVTEYPMPDFDRVDPNPAVKDLSKVKVALVTSGGIVPKGNPDRIESSSASKYGKYDISSFVDLTSETHETAHGGYDPVYANEDADRVLPVDVMRDIEKEGRIGELHKYFYTTTGNGTAVANAVKYAAEFSKELVADGVEAVILTSTUGTCTRCGATMVKEIERAGIPVVHICTVVPISLTVGANRIVPAIAIPHPLGNPNIEKEDEKQLRRNIIDKALKALETEVDGQTVFED encoded by the coding sequence ATGAGTAAAATAAAAGTAGTTCATTATATAAATCAATTCTTTGCCGGGATTGGTGGAGAAGAGAAAGCCAATATTAAACCAGAAGTAAGAGAAGAAGTAGTAGGCCCTGGTATGGAATTTAATAAAAAATTTGGGGAAGACGCAGAAATAGTAGCAACTATAATCTGTGGAGACTCATATTTTAATGAAAATGTAGAAGATGCAAAAGCTGAAGTAATAGAGATGGTTAAGAAATATAAACCTGATTTATTTGTAGCAGGTCCTGCATTTAATGCTGGAAGATATGGTGTTGCATGTGGTACTATAGCTGATGCTGTTAAGGAAGAATTAAACATACCTGTACTTACAGGAATGTACATTGAAAACCCTGGTGCTGATATGTATAAAAAGAATTTGTACATTGTATCAACTAAGAATAACGCAGCAGGTATGAGAAAAGCTGTGAAATCTATGGTTCCATTAGCTTTAAAATTAGCTAACAAAGAGGAAATTGGTTCTCCAGAAGAAGAAGGGTATATCCCAAGAGGTATTAGAAAAAATTATTTTGCTGAGGATAGAGGCTCTAAAAGAGCTGTAGATATGTTAATCAAGAAACTTAAAGGTGATAAATATGTGACTGAATATCCAATGCCTGATTTTGATAGAGTTGATCCAAACCCAGCGGTTAAGGATTTATCTAAAGTAAAGGTAGCATTAGTTACATCAGGTGGTATTGTGCCAAAAGGGAATCCGGATCGCATTGAATCTTCAAGTGCTTCTAAATATGGTAAATATGACATATCTTCTTTTGTTGATTTAACAAGTGAAACTCATGAAACTGCACATGGTGGTTACGACCCAGTGTACGCAAATGAAGATGCTGACAGAGTACTACCTGTAGATGTAATGAGAGATATAGAAAAAGAAGGTAGAATAGGGGAGCTTCACAAATATTTCTATACTACTACTGGAAATGGAACTGCTGTTGCTAATGCTGTGAAATATGCAGCTGAATTTTCTAAAGAATTAGTTGCAGATGGAGTTGAAGCAGTTATACTAACATCTACGTGAGGTACTTGTACACGTTGCGGTGCAACAATGGTAAAAGAAATTGAAAGAGCCGGTATACCGGTTGTTCACATATGTACAGTTGTTCCAATATCATTAACTGTTGGAGCTAATAGAATAGTTCCTGCAATAGCTATACCTCATCCATTAGGAAATCCTAATATTGAAAAAGAGGACGAAAAACAACTTAGAAGAAATATTATAGATAAAGCCTTAAAAGCATTAGAAACAGAAGTAGACGGTCAGACTGTATTTGAAGATTAA
- the grdA gene encoding glycine/sarcosine/betaine reductase complex selenoprotein A: MGLYDGKKVIIIGDRDGIPGPAIEECLKATEAEVVFSSTECFVUTAAGAMDLENQRRVKELTEKHGAENIIVLLGAAEAEAAGLAAETVTAGDPTFAGPLAGVQLGLRVFHAVEPEFKNEVEADVYDEQIGMMEMVLDVDEIIEEMTDIRDEFCKF, encoded by the coding sequence ATGGGATTGTATGATGGTAAAAAAGTAATCATCATAGGCGATAGAGATGGTATACCTGGTCCTGCGATAGAAGAATGCTTAAAAGCAACAGAAGCTGAAGTAGTATTTTCATCTACAGAATGCTTTGTCTGAACTGCTGCAGGGGCTATGGACTTAGAAAATCAAAGAAGGGTAAAAGAGCTTACTGAAAAACACGGTGCTGAAAATATTATTGTGTTATTAGGAGCAGCTGAAGCTGAAGCTGCTGGATTAGCAGCTGAAACAGTTACAGCAGGAGACCCTACATTTGCAGGTCCATTAGCGGGAGTCCAGTTGGGACTAAGAGTATTTCATGCAGTAGAACCTGAATTTAAAAACGAAGTTGAAGCTGATGTTTATGATGAACAAATAGGTATGATGGAAATGGTTCTAGATGTAGATGAAATCATTGAAGAAATGACAGATATAAGAGATGAATTTTGTAAATTTTAA